A section of the Euwallacea fornicatus isolate EFF26 chromosome 24, ASM4011564v1, whole genome shotgun sequence genome encodes:
- the RfC3 gene encoding replication factor C subunit 5: MVSNDQKVNLPWVEKYRPRTLEDLVSHDDIINTVSKFIREDQVPHLLFYGPPGTGKTSTILACARQLYTPNQFSSMVLELNASDDRGIGIVRGQILTFASTRTIFKSRFKLIILDEADAMTMDAQNALRRIIEKYTENIRFCIICNYLSKIIPALQSRCTRFRFGPLAPEQIMPRLNYVIDEERVQISEDGKNALITLAKGDMRKVLNVLQSTWLAFKDVTEDTVYTCVGHPLRRDIENIVKWLLNDDIKTTYKNIQELKTLKGLALTDILTEVHNFVLRIEFPFETLIRLLDKMAEVEYRLSQGANENIQLTGLISSLQFAKHIKPPE, translated from the exons atggTATCAAATGACCAGAAAGTAAACCTCCCTTG gGTTGAAAAGTATAGACCTCGCACTTTAGAAGATCTTGTCTCACATGATGATATTATAAACACAG TTAGCAAATTTATCAGAGAAGACCAAGTACCACATCTTTTATTCTATGGTCCACCAGGAACTGGAAAAACGAGTACAATATTGGCATGTGCGCGACAGCTTTACACaccaaatcaattttcttcaatg GTATTAGAGTTGAATGCTTCCGACGATAGGGGTATAGGCATTGTAAGAGGGCAAATATTAACTTTTGCTAGTACTAGAACTATTTTTAAGAGTCGATTTAAATTGATTATATTAGATGAAGCTGATGCTATGACTATGGATGCTCAAAATGCTTTAAGAAGAA ttattgaaaaatacacTGAAAACATCAGATTCTGTATAATTTGCAACTATTTGAGCAAGATCATACCTGCGTTACAATCAAGGTGCACAAGGTTTCGATTCGGTCCTTTAGCGCCAGAACAAATAATGCCCAGATTGAATTATGTGATTGATGAAGAGAg AGTTCAAATATCTGAAGATGGTAAGAATGCCCTAATAACTCTAGCAAAGGGCGATATGCGTAAGGTGCTTAACGTGCTTCAAAGCACTTGGTTGGCTTTCAAAGACGTCACTGAAGATACGGTTTACACTTGTGTGGGCCATCCGTTGAGGAGGGATATTGAGAATATCGTTAAATGGCTTCTAAATGATGATATAAAGACTAcgtataaaa ATATCCAGGAGTTAAAAACCCTAAAAGGTTTAGCTCTGACTGACATATTAACTGAGGTGCACAACTTTGTGCTGAGAA ttgaatttccattcGAAACATTGATACGACTTTTGGATAAAATGGCTGAAGTTGAGTATAGACTATCACAAGGGGCGAATGAAAATATCCAGTTAACAGGCCTAATCTCATCCCTTCAGTTCGCTAAACATATTAAGCCGCCtgaataa